In the Struthio camelus isolate bStrCam1 chromosome 16, bStrCam1.hap1, whole genome shotgun sequence genome, TCGCAGCCTGCGCCGCAGGTGCCTTGCAGCGGGCGCTAGCGGGGCACGAAGCAGATGCGGTAGGCGGGCGGCAGGCTGCTGAAGCCCACCAGCGCGGGGGCCACCGAGAGGTGCTCGCGGGCCACCGGCGAGTGGCAGCTGAAGCGCTGCAGGATgcaggtgaggaagaggaagagctcgGTGCGGGCCAGCATCTCTCCGAAGCAGTTCCGCTTCCCTGCGGAGATGGGAGAGGTGATGGCACCGGATGCTGGGATGCCCCCAGGGCTCACTGGGATGCTCCCATGACTTGCTGGGATGCCCCCAGGGCTCACTGGGATGCCCCAGGGCTCACTGAGATGCTCCCATGACTTGCTGGGATGCTCCCAGGGCTCACTGGGATGCCCCAGGGCTCACTGGGATGCTCCCATGACTTGCTGGGATGCCCCCAGGGCTCACTGGGATGCCCCAGGGCTCACTGGGATGCTCCCATGACTTGCTGGGATGCCCCCAGGGCTCACTGGGATGCCCCAGGGCTCACTGGGATGCTCCCATGACTTGCTGGGATGCCCCCAGGGCTCACTGGGATGCCCCAGGGCTCACTGGGATGCTCCCATGACTTGCTGGGATGCCCCCAGGGCTCACTGGGATGCCCCAGGGCTCACTGGGATGCTCCCATGACTTGCTGGGATGCCCCCAGGGCTCACTGGGATGCCCCAGGGCTCACTGAGATGCTCCAGGGCTCAGCGATTTCGGCAaagcccccctgtccccccccaactTCCTACCTGcggagaaggggaggaaggcttCGTTCTTCCGGAAGCTGCCGCTCTCGTCCAGGAAGTGGCCGGGGTCGAAGACGTCGGGTCGGGCGAAGTGCTGGGGGTCCTTGAGGGCCGAGCTGAGGACGGCGATGACTTCGGTGCCCTGGGAAGCGGGGGCAGAGAGGGGGGAAACGCGGCCGTCGGCGGTGCCCGAGCCCCAAACTGCCCCGTTGGGGCCCCGCTCCCACCTTGGGCACGGCGTAGCCCCGGAGGCGGGTGTCGCGGGTGGCCCGGCGCGTCAGCCCCATGGGGATGACGTCGGCGAAGCGCTGGATCTCGTGCACCACGGCGTCGGTGTAGGGCATGCGGCGCCGGTCGTCGAGCCGGGGGCCGCGCTGGCGCCCGATCTCCCGGTCGATTTCGGCGTGGAGCCGGGCTggaggcgggcggccgggggtgagcgacggggacgggacggggacggggacggggatggggacggggatggggacgggacggggacggggacggggatggggatggggatggggatgggacggggacggggacggggacggggacggggatggggatggggatgggacggggacggggatggggatggggatggggatggggacggggatggggatggggatggggacggagatggggacggggatggggatggggatggggatggggccggggacggggatgggatggggacggggatgggacggggacggggatggggatggggatgggacggggacggggatggggatggggatggggatgggacggggacggggatggggatggggatggggacggagatggggacggggatggggatggggatggggccggggacggggatgggatgggaacggggatgggacggggacggggatggggatggggatggggatggggatgggacggggacggggccggggatggggatggggccggggacggggatgggatgggatggaacggggacggggatggggacggggatggggacggggatgggacggggatgggacggggacggggacggcgacaggacggggacggggacggggacggcgccctccccggctgcctctcACCTTCCACCTGGGGGTgggcgagcagcagcaggaggccgtAGCGCAGCGTGGTGCTCACCGTCTCCGTCCCGGCGAAGAAGACGTTGAGGGCCGACAGCACGGCGTTCCTGCGCGTGAACTCGGAGCCGGGGTCGCCCTTCTCCTGCGGGGCAGCCGGCACCTGGCGAGCTGCCGGCCGGCCCGGAGCAGCGGCGGCTGCCAGGGGCGGCGCGTTGcacggccccgcgcgcgcgggaCCTCTCCTACCTGCTCCCGCTTGAGGAGGAAGCTGTCGATGAGATCCCGGGGCGCGCCGGGCACCAGCGTCTTCTCCTTCTCCCGCACCTTCCTCTCCATGAAGGCCTCCAGCCCCTGCAGGTGCTTGAAGGCGGCTTGGTGGGGGCCGGGCAGCAGGTTCATGATGCCGGAGAACATCTCGTAGAGCTGCGGGGGAGCCCGGTGAGCCGCGCGGGCGCGTGGGTGCCTgctcagccccggccccccgggccgcccgccgctaCCTGCCCCCAGGAGGTGCTGGTGAAGCGGAAAACCTCCGTCATCATGTGCAGCAGCGAGAGGAACTCGGCGTCGCCGTAGTCGAAGCGGCTGCCGAAGACCACGGAGCTGATGACGTTGGAGACGGCGCGGTTCAGGTAGGGCGCGGGGTCCACGGCGCGGCCTGCGGGGCAGCGATGCTGGGGCGCCCGCCGGCATGGCAttgcacggcatggcatggcatggcacagcattgcatggcatggcacggcatggcattgCATGGCACTGCATGGCATTGCATGGCACAGCAttgcatggcatggcatggcattgCATGACACAGCATTGCATGGCGTGGCACGGCATGGCATTGCATGGCACTGCATGGCATTGCATGGCattgcatggcacagcatggcacgacATGGCAttgcatggcacggcatggcatggcattgCACGGCATGGCATTGCATGGCCCAGCACAGTGCACATGGCACAGCCCAGCATAgcacagcatggcctggcctggcATGGTGTGGTGCGGGATAGCACGGCACGGCATTGCATGGCATTGCATGGTacagcacggtgcagcatggcatggcattgTGCAGCATgtcacagcatggcacggcatggcacggcactgcacggtgcagcacggcgtGGCACTGCACGGCACTGCACGGCGCCCACCAACCTCGGGTGTCCGCCAGCACCTCCACCAGGAACCGGGCCTCCTCCAGGATGCGCTCCTCGATGCCCCGCTTGCCGACCCCGAAGTCCCGCAGGGTGCTGATGGCGAAGCGCCGCAGTGGCTTCGCCCGCTCCCAGGGGCAGAAGGCGCAgcctgcgcggggcggcccgcggccaCCGTGATTTCGGGGCAAAAAACGAGCGGACGAGGCcgcagagctggcccggccgctgCCAGCTCGATGACGGTGAGGGGACCCACGCGGGATCCACGGGGACGTCCTGGTGGCCATGGCCAGGTCCCGACCCCTCCAGACAGGGACGTCCCGGTGGCCGCATCCAGATCCCAACCCCCTGGATAGGGACGTCCCGGTGGCCATGGCCGGGTCCCAACCCCCTGACTGGGGACATCCCAGTGGCCGTGGCCAGGTCCCAACCCCTCCAGACGGGGACGTCCCGGTGGCCGCATCCAGATCCCGACCCCCTGGATGGGGACGTCCCGGTGGCCGTGGCCGGGTCCCGACCCCCCCGGACGGGGACATCCCaggggcccccccggcggcccggcccccaccATAGCCCTGGAAGAGGCGGTCGTAGATGGCCTCCTCGCCGCGGTCGGCGAAGCTCTCGGCCTGCTCCACCAGCGCCTCCCGGATGGCCCCGTAGTCGCAGAGCACCACGACGCGCCGCGGGCCCAGGTGCACCGTGTAGATGGGGCCGTACTCGGCCCcgagctgcgccgccgccgccggggcccgtcAGCCAGACGGGGGGTCCGtcctgccccgtccccccgctgcaACCCCCTGAtgcaccctgcatccccccactgcaccccgcatccccccactgcaccccacatcCCCCCGCTGCACTCTACACACCCGTGCTACACCCTGCACCCCCCTGATGCACCCCTCATCCCCCCGCTGTACCCCGCATCCCCCTGCTGCACCCCACATGCCCCCGCTGCACTCTACACACCCgtgctgcaccctgcacccccctgaTGCACCCCTCatccccccgctgcaccccgcatccccctgctgcacccccctgctgcaccccgcatccccctgctgcaccctgcatgcccctgctgcaccccacatgcccctgctgcaccccacatccccccactgcaccccggcatctccctgctgcacccttgctgcatccctgcatcccccaCATCCCCTGCTGTACCCCctgcccccgcgctgccccctgccccagcgctgcccctgcatcgccccgctgcgccccgcaGCCCCAGCACCTTCCAGAGGGATTTGCCCATGTTGGCCAGgtccagctggagcaggttgcccagcaggggcaggggccgggggccggggggcagccggccacggccccgcgctcgccgccccagcgccagcgccagcagcagcagcagcagcaggcaggcgaCGGCCAGGGCGGCCGCGGCCAGGCCTGGCAGCTCCATGGCAGCTCCGGCGCCCCGGCTCGCCCCGCCGCTAAATACACCGGCCCCGGGTTGTGCAACGCGCTTGTGCAatcgcagcccggccgcgggaaGGCCCCCGCCGTCGCCCCCGGCCCTCCGGGTCACCccccggcggccgcagcccccccagGCCCGGCGGAGTTTGGCCCTTGGCGCTTCGCCcgcgccagggccagaaccagcCCGAGGAGGGAGCGGCGCCTGCGGAGGGATTTAGCGAGGGGCGCGGGAGGCTGCCGGCGTCGGGTGCTGCCAGCTCCGCCGCGGCCGACGGAAACGGGCCCCAAACCCCGATTTGGGGTCCCCTGCGTCCCGCCGGGATGCCGCTCCGGGACGCGCCGCCCTGGCCCCCTGCGTCCCGCaggtgtgtgcatgggtgtgcatgGGAGGGGTGCGTGCGTGGGCGGGCCGCGTGCCAGAGCGGTGTTTGCAGCAGGGCTGCGGGCGGGCAGGACGCTTGCAGGTGGCTGCCGCTGctggccccccacagccccgcgccggcgcccACCGAAGCCCTTGACGTTGCGGTCGATGACGGCCAGCTCCCCGCAGCCGCTGAACTCCTCCGCATCCAGCCACCAaagtcacagccagcccctgagGTCGCATCCAGCCCCTGGGGTTGCATCCAGCATCCGAGGTCACACTCAGCCCCCAGGGTTGCATCCAGCCCCCGGGGTTGCATCCAGCCCCCAAAGTCGCATCCAGCCCCCGGGGTTGCATCCAGCCCCCAAAGTCGCATCCAGCCCCCCGGGGTCGCATCCAGCCCCCAAAGTCACATCCAGCCCCCGGGGTTGCATCCAGCCCCCAAAGTCGCATCCAGCCCCCCAGGGTTGCATCCAGCCCCCAAAGTCGCATCCAGCCCCCGGGGTCGCATCCAGCCCCCAAAGTCACATCCAGCCCCCCAGGGTTGCATCCAGCCCCCAAAGTTGCATCCAGCCCCCGGGGTTGCATCCAGCCCCCAAAGTCACATCCAGCCCCCCAGGGTTGCATCCAGCCCCCAAAGTTGCATCCAGCCCCCGGGGTCGCATCCAGCCCCCGGGGTCGCATCCAGCCCCCGGGGTTGCATCCCGCCCCCAGGGCCGCATCCAGCATCCGAGGTTGCACCCATGAGGGCCAGGGAGGGCTTGCGGGTGCTCACGTGCAGCAGGTTGCCGAGcaggggcagcggcgcggggcccggggcggcctcCCCGGTGGgcaccgccgccgcgccgcggccgggagcgggcagcggaggcaggcggcgaggaggagggcgGCCGGCTCCGGGGCCGCCACTCCCGGCCTTGCCCGCAGGCGGgtggccctgcagcccccgcgccggcaccAGCCTCGCGCGACCCTTGGACCTTTCCACGGGGCGCCGCGGGCGTCGCACAACGGGCGGGTCCCGGGCGCAGCCCGAAGCCCTTGGAAAGGATGAGCCAAACCGGTCCCCGCTTGTGCCAGCGAAACAAAAACACACTTAAGGTGATTAAACACTTATTGTTCCCTGCAGGGAAGGTCCCAGCTGGGGCTTAGGGGAGCACAAAGCCAGCGCAAACACTCTCGGCCTCAGCCCACACCAACAATTTAATCGAGATTCCTTTTTGGGTAAACACAGGGTTTGTTTGCAGGGGACGGGGAGGGGCGGGTGCTCCGCCAGCGCGCCGGGGGAAGGTGCTGCCGAGGGCGGCACAAGGGCAaaggggggccggggccgcgcggaggGTCCAGCGCCGGGTTCCCGCAGCGGGTCCCCGCGACGGGTTCCCACGACGGGTTCCCGCGGCAGGTCCCCGCGATGGGTTCCCGCAGCGGGTCCCCACGACGGGTTCCCACGACGGGTCCCCACGACGGGTTCCCACGACGGGTTCCCGCGGCAGGTCCCCGCGATGGGTTCCTGCAGCGGGTCCCCGCGACGGGTTCCCACGACGGGTTCCCGCGGCAGGTCCCCGCGGCAGGTCCCCACAGCAGGTTCCCGTGACGGGTTCCCGCAGCAGGTCCCCACGGCAGGTCCCCACGGCAGGTCCCCACAGCAGGTCCCCACAGCAGGTCCCCACGGCAGGTCCCCACGGCAGGTCCCCACAGCAGGTCCCCACGGCAGGTCCCCACGGCAGGTCCCCGCGGCAGGTCCCCACAGCAGGTCCCCACAGCAGGTTCCCGCAGCAGGTTCCCACAGCAGGTCCCCACGGCAGGTCCCCGTGGCAGGTCCCCATGGCAGGTCCCCATGGCAGGTCCCCACAGCAGGTCCCCACAGCAGGTTCCCGTGACGGGTTCCCGCAGCAGGTCCCCACGGCAGGTCCCCACGGCAGGTCCCCACAGCAGGTCCCCACGGCAGGTCCCCACAGCAGGTCCCCACAGCAGGTCCCCACAGCAGGTCCCCACGGCAGGTCCCCACGGCAGGTCCCCACAGCAGGTCCCCACGGCAGGTCCCCGCGGCAGGTCCCCATGGCAGGTCCCCATGGCAGGTCCCCACAGCAGGTCCCCACAGCAGGTTCCCGTGACGGGTTCCCGCAGCAGGTTCCTGCAGCAGGTCCCCGCGGCAGGTCCCCGCGGCAGGTCCCCATGGCAGGTCCCCATGGCAGGTCCCCACAGCAGGTCCCCACAGCAGGTTCCTGTGACGGGTTCCCGCAGCAGGTTCCCGTGCTGGGTTCCCACTGGTGCCGATCCCTGGGAGCCCCCCGGGACGGCGCCAGGCCCCGTGCTCAGCGGGGCACGACGCGGAGCTGGTAGAAGGGCGGGAGGTTGGTGAAGCCGCTCCCGAGCGCGGTGGTGTTGAGCTCGGCCGGCGGCACCAGCGGCTGCAGCCGGAAGCTCTGCAGGATGGtggtgaagaagaggaagagctcCATGCGGGCCAGGGCCTCCCCCAGGCAGATCCGCTTCCCTGCAGGCACAAGGGGGGATGTGGGCAGGACGGGCACCCTGGGCCATGGCCGCCTCGGCGGCTCCGTGAGAGCGCGTGGGCGCCCGGGGCCC is a window encoding:
- the LOC138061143 gene encoding cytochrome P450 2A11-like; this translates as MELPGLAAAALAVACLLLLLLLALALGRRARGRGRLPPGPRPLPLLGNLLQLDLANMGKSLWKLGAEYGPIYTVHLGPRRVVVLCDYGAIREALVEQAESFADRGEEAIYDRLFQGYGCAFCPWERAKPLRRFAISTLRDFGVGKRGIEERILEEARFLVEVLADTRGRAVDPAPYLNRAVSNVISSVVFGSRFDYGDAEFLSLLHMMTEVFRFTSTSWGQLYEMFSGIMNLLPGPHQAAFKHLQGLEAFMERKVREKEKTLVPGAPRDLIDSFLLKREQEKGDPGSEFTRRNAVLSALNVFFAGTETVSTTLRYGLLLLLAHPQVEARLHAEIDREIGRQRGPRLDDRRRMPYTDAVVHEIQRFADVIPMGLTRRATRDTRLRGYAVPKGTEVIAVLSSALKDPQHFARPDVFDPGHFLDESGSFRKNEAFLPFSAGKRNCFGEMLARTELFLFLTCILQRFSCHSPVAREHLSVAPALVGFSSLPPAYRICFVPR